The following proteins are co-located in the Microbulbifer sp. VAAF005 genome:
- the ftsH gene encoding ATP-dependent zinc metalloprotease FtsH: MADEQDQERKLPQGESPSPPSGKPVPQGPLNWLQYFLWIFLLILTVQYCTNGQLSGKRTELAYSDFKKEVAEGKVASVVIEGDRVSGTFKLEAGKLPAPNTDEKEKKAPPPEHFTTILPSVQDPELLPLLEKEKVEILAESPGGGFMQRMLILLLPWILIIGLLVWMGRRMQEKMASGAPGSPFGFARSPAKRFERSESQVTFDDVAGLANAKKDLQEVAGYLKNPEHYRKLGAKIPRGILLMGPPGTGKTLMAKALAGESEAPFFSISGSEFIEMFVGVGASRVRDMFAEAKKDAPSIIFIDEIDSVGRARGTGVGGGHDEREQTLNQILGEMDGFDPQEAVVVVAATNRPDVLDAALLRPGRFDRKITLDLPDKAARKEILEIHSRDVPLHGKVDLERLAALTAGFAGADLENLINEAALLAGREDKSAVDMDCLLRARDKVVLGGEREMVISEEDKRIIAYHEAGHALVATLLPNADPLEKATIIPRGHSLGATEQIPTEEHHSMQVSYLRDRIGVMLGGRVAERVVFKEVSTGAEADLKQATRLARHMVTHWGMSEKLGPVAFRRGEEHIFLGREMAQQKDFSEHTSEIIDDEIIALISGIEMKVDQLLTKNRKKLDALAVALLEKETLDAAEINEILSHVASGGDDTSIAPK; the protein is encoded by the coding sequence ATGGCGGACGAGCAGGACCAAGAGCGAAAGCTGCCGCAGGGGGAGTCCCCTTCACCGCCATCGGGAAAGCCGGTTCCGCAAGGGCCGCTGAATTGGCTCCAGTATTTCCTGTGGATTTTCCTTTTAATACTGACTGTACAGTACTGCACTAACGGACAGCTTTCTGGCAAGCGGACTGAGCTAGCTTACAGTGACTTTAAGAAAGAGGTCGCCGAAGGCAAAGTTGCCAGCGTGGTTATCGAGGGGGATAGAGTCAGCGGCACTTTCAAGCTGGAGGCGGGCAAGCTGCCGGCGCCAAACACTGACGAGAAAGAAAAAAAGGCTCCACCGCCGGAGCACTTCACAACCATTTTACCTTCCGTTCAAGACCCCGAACTGCTGCCCCTTCTGGAAAAGGAGAAGGTGGAAATCCTGGCAGAGTCTCCGGGAGGGGGCTTTATGCAGCGGATGTTGATTCTGCTTCTGCCCTGGATACTGATTATTGGACTCCTGGTTTGGATGGGGCGGCGAATGCAGGAAAAGATGGCCAGTGGAGCTCCCGGCAGTCCCTTCGGTTTTGCTCGATCACCAGCAAAGCGGTTTGAGCGCAGTGAGTCTCAAGTGACTTTCGATGATGTGGCCGGGTTGGCAAATGCGAAGAAGGACCTGCAAGAAGTGGCGGGGTACCTCAAGAACCCGGAGCACTATCGCAAGCTCGGAGCGAAGATACCCCGGGGCATTTTGCTAATGGGGCCTCCCGGTACGGGCAAAACCCTGATGGCGAAAGCGCTGGCCGGTGAGAGTGAAGCGCCATTTTTCAGTATTAGTGGCTCTGAGTTTATTGAGATGTTTGTAGGGGTGGGTGCTTCCCGTGTGCGGGATATGTTTGCAGAAGCTAAGAAAGATGCCCCTTCAATTATTTTTATCGATGAGATTGACTCCGTCGGTCGGGCGAGGGGGACGGGCGTTGGTGGCGGACACGATGAGCGGGAGCAGACGCTCAACCAGATCCTTGGGGAGATGGATGGCTTTGATCCCCAGGAAGCGGTGGTGGTGGTTGCGGCAACCAACAGGCCCGACGTTCTCGATGCGGCGCTGCTAAGACCGGGGCGCTTTGACCGAAAAATTACTCTGGACCTTCCAGATAAGGCCGCACGCAAGGAAATTCTTGAGATTCATTCCCGCGATGTCCCATTGCACGGCAAGGTGGATCTGGAACGGCTCGCGGCTCTTACTGCAGGTTTTGCCGGCGCGGATCTGGAAAACCTGATTAATGAGGCTGCACTGTTGGCGGGGCGAGAGGATAAGTCTGCAGTGGATATGGATTGTTTGTTGAGGGCGAGGGATAAAGTGGTTCTCGGTGGTGAGCGCGAAATGGTTATCAGTGAAGAGGACAAGCGGATTATCGCCTACCATGAAGCGGGACATGCGCTGGTAGCAACGCTATTGCCCAATGCAGACCCCTTGGAGAAGGCGACTATTATTCCCAGAGGGCACAGTCTCGGCGCTACCGAGCAGATTCCCACCGAAGAGCATCACAGTATGCAGGTCAGTTATCTCCGCGATCGTATCGGCGTAATGCTTGGAGGGAGGGTCGCTGAGCGGGTGGTGTTCAAGGAGGTGAGTACAGGTGCCGAGGCAGATTTAAAGCAGGCGACGCGACTGGCCCGTCACATGGTGACGCACTGGGGGATGAGTGAAAAATTAGGCCCCGTTGCTTTCCGCCGGGGAGAGGAGCATATATTCCTGGGGCGCGAGATGGCCCAGCAGAAGGACTTCAGCGAACACACCTCAGAGATTATTGATGACGAAATTATTGCTTTGATCAGCGGAATTGAGATGAAAGTAGATCAGTTGCTGACAAAAAATCGCAAGAAATTGGATGCATTGGCTGTGGCTCTTTTGGAAAAAGAAACCCTCGATGCAGCGGAAATAAATGAAATACTTTCCCATGTGGCTTCGGGTGGTGATGACACTTCTATTGCGCCGAAATAG
- a CDS encoding sulfite exporter TauE/SafE family protein: protein MQPRRLLPEETRINQFEEFMEFLLYLLLGAVAGVLAGLFGVGGGIIIVPVLVFSFTAQGIDPHVLTHLAVGTSLATIVFTSINSVLEHQRKGAVLWPTFAWMSLGILLGASLGSFTAAAIQGPVLQKIIGVFAITIAIQMGLELKPKASRAVPGKLGLTAAGGVTGWASAIFGIGGGTLTVPFLTWRSVPMQQAVATSSACGLPIAAVGALSFMVIGWQQPELPQWSFGFIYLPAMVGIAITSMFFARFGARLAHKLSPRLLKRLFALLLLCVGGSFLL from the coding sequence TTGCAGCCCCGTCGCCTGCTTCCAGAAGAAACCCGCATCAATCAATTCGAGGAATTTATGGAATTTCTACTCTACCTGCTGCTAGGGGCTGTGGCCGGGGTGCTGGCCGGTTTGTTTGGCGTCGGTGGTGGCATCATCATCGTACCCGTGCTGGTATTCAGTTTTACTGCCCAGGGTATCGATCCGCATGTGCTGACCCACTTGGCGGTGGGCACTTCGCTAGCGACTATTGTCTTTACTTCGATTAACTCGGTTCTGGAGCATCAGCGCAAAGGTGCGGTGCTATGGCCAACTTTTGCCTGGATGAGCCTGGGTATTCTTCTCGGTGCAAGTCTCGGCTCCTTCACAGCGGCAGCTATCCAGGGGCCGGTACTGCAAAAGATCATTGGTGTATTTGCTATCACCATTGCCATTCAAATGGGACTGGAGCTTAAGCCCAAGGCCAGTCGCGCTGTTCCCGGCAAGCTGGGGCTGACAGCGGCCGGCGGGGTGACAGGCTGGGCCTCTGCCATCTTTGGCATCGGCGGTGGCACACTGACGGTTCCCTTTCTGACCTGGCGCAGCGTGCCGATGCAGCAAGCAGTGGCAACTTCCTCAGCCTGTGGTTTGCCGATTGCTGCCGTTGGCGCTCTGAGCTTTATGGTTATTGGTTGGCAGCAACCTGAACTGCCGCAGTGGAGTTTTGGTTTTATCTACCTGCCAGCCATGGTCGGTATCGCCATCACCAGCATGTTCTTCGCCCGTTTTGGGGCGCGTCTGGCCCACAAGTTATCTCCACGATTGCTAAAGCGCTTATTTGCTCTGCTATTACTCTGCGTGGGTGGGAGTTTTCTTCTCTGA
- a CDS encoding flavin reductase family protein, which translates to MSLSSTAIEPLRFREALGHYASGITVIASHCEGEPIGFTCQSFYSVSTSPPLVSFSVMSSSYSYPKIRQAGRFSVNILSDDQVKISNQFARQGADKWSEVEWQESPLGNPIIAGSLHWLDCEIHAEHAAGDHLIVIGEVKALNLQKAATRQPLLYFKGQYRNLTAVSPAG; encoded by the coding sequence ATGTCACTTTCCAGTACAGCCATAGAACCGTTGCGCTTTCGTGAAGCACTGGGGCATTACGCTTCCGGTATTACGGTGATCGCATCGCACTGTGAGGGTGAACCGATAGGCTTCACTTGCCAGTCGTTTTATAGCGTATCGACGAGCCCGCCACTAGTGTCATTCAGCGTTATGTCGAGCTCGTACAGCTACCCCAAAATTCGCCAGGCAGGCCGATTTTCGGTCAATATCCTGTCGGATGATCAGGTCAAGATTTCCAACCAATTTGCTCGTCAAGGCGCGGACAAATGGAGTGAAGTCGAATGGCAGGAATCGCCGCTGGGGAATCCCATTATCGCCGGCAGTCTGCATTGGCTTGATTGCGAAATTCATGCTGAACACGCCGCAGGAGATCACCTGATTGTGATTGGTGAGGTGAAGGCGTTAAACCTACAAAAAGCTGCTACCAGGCAGCCACTGCTGTATTTCAAAGGCCAATATCGCAACCTTACTGCGGTGTCCCCAGCCGGGTAA
- a CDS encoding methionine synthase: protein MNRLLPTSSAGSLPKPSWLAESEKLWSPWKLQGDQLQEGKQDALRLTLQEQQQAGIDIVSDGEQTRQHFVTTFIEHLNGVDFEKRETVKIRNRYEASVPTVVGEVSRQQPVFVQDAKFLRKQTSQAIKWALPGPMTMIDTLYDSHYKSREKLAWEFAKILNQEARELEAAGVDIIQFDEPAFNVFFDEVNDWGIATLEKAIEGLKCQTAVHICYGYGIKANTDWKKTLGSEWRQYEEAFPKLQKSNIDLISLECHNSHVPMDLLELIRGKKVMVGAIDVASNTIETPEEVADTIRKALKYVDAKDLFPCTNCGMAPLSRQVANGKLNALSAGAEIVRRELSV, encoded by the coding sequence ATGAATCGCTTATTGCCAACTTCAAGCGCTGGAAGCTTGCCTAAACCATCCTGGCTCGCAGAGTCCGAAAAACTTTGGTCTCCCTGGAAATTACAGGGGGATCAATTACAAGAAGGTAAGCAGGATGCCTTGCGCCTGACATTACAAGAGCAACAACAAGCCGGTATCGATATCGTTAGTGACGGGGAGCAGACCCGCCAACATTTTGTAACTACATTTATCGAGCACCTCAACGGCGTTGACTTCGAGAAGCGGGAAACCGTTAAAATCCGCAATCGCTATGAAGCGAGCGTGCCGACAGTTGTTGGCGAAGTATCTAGGCAACAACCAGTATTTGTTCAAGATGCTAAGTTTTTACGCAAGCAAACCAGTCAAGCTATCAAGTGGGCATTACCTGGCCCCATGACAATGATTGATACTCTCTACGATAGCCACTACAAAAGCCGCGAAAAACTCGCCTGGGAATTTGCCAAAATTCTCAATCAGGAAGCGCGTGAGCTAGAGGCTGCTGGTGTTGATATTATTCAATTTGATGAGCCTGCATTTAATGTGTTTTTTGATGAGGTGAATGACTGGGGGATTGCCACTTTAGAGAAAGCCATCGAAGGGCTGAAATGCCAAACTGCCGTACATATTTGCTATGGCTACGGTATCAAAGCCAATACAGACTGGAAGAAAACTCTGGGTTCAGAGTGGAGACAATATGAAGAAGCTTTTCCAAAACTTCAAAAATCCAATATCGATCTAATTTCGCTCGAATGCCACAACTCCCATGTTCCAATGGATCTCCTTGAGCTGATTCGTGGTAAAAAAGTGATGGTGGGTGCTATTGATGTGGCAAGCAACACGATTGAAACACCGGAGGAAGTCGCCGATACCATACGAAAAGCACTTAAGTATGTGGATGCAAAGGATCTCTTTCCCTGTACGAACTGTGGTATGGCACCTCTATCCCGTCAAGTTGCGAACGGTAAGCTCAATGCCTTAAGTGCAGGTGCAGAAATTGTTCGAAGAGAGCTCTCGGTTTAG
- a CDS encoding DUF1852 domain-containing protein, giving the protein MNKEFAFSIKNLRFDENYRPADSTRITTNFANLARGESRRDNLLNTLRMIDRRFNSLAHWDNPSADRYSVELDIISVDIDIEGNGEAFPTIEVLKTNIVDHKNNQRIEGIVGNNFSSYVRDYDFSVLLLEHNKKQDKFSLPEGYGDLHGKIFQSFLSSNAYKDSFSKPPVICLSVSSSKTYHRTENHHPVLGVEYRQDEYSLTDEYFEKMGLQVRYFMPPDSVAPLAFYFQGDLLGDYTNLELIGTISTMETFQKIYRPEIYNANSVAGTCYQPSLKHQDYSLTKIVYDREERSQLAIKQGKFTEEQFIKPYRSILDQWAANYAL; this is encoded by the coding sequence ATGAATAAAGAGTTTGCATTCAGCATCAAGAACTTACGCTTTGATGAAAACTATCGTCCAGCGGATAGCACGCGGATCACCACCAATTTTGCGAACTTGGCGAGAGGGGAGAGCCGTCGGGATAACTTGCTCAACACCTTGAGAATGATTGATCGTCGTTTCAATTCCTTGGCGCATTGGGACAACCCTAGTGCAGATCGTTACTCTGTAGAGCTGGATATTATTTCGGTTGATATTGATATTGAAGGCAACGGAGAAGCCTTTCCTACCATTGAAGTATTGAAGACGAATATTGTTGATCATAAAAACAATCAACGGATTGAGGGCATAGTAGGAAATAACTTTTCTTCATATGTGCGGGATTATGATTTCAGCGTGTTGTTGTTGGAGCATAACAAGAAGCAAGACAAGTTTAGCCTTCCTGAGGGTTATGGTGATCTTCATGGGAAAATTTTTCAATCGTTCCTGAGTTCAAATGCCTACAAGGATAGCTTCAGTAAGCCCCCAGTTATTTGTTTGAGTGTATCGAGCAGTAAAACTTATCATCGAACTGAAAACCATCACCCTGTGCTGGGTGTCGAGTATCGGCAGGACGAATACTCTTTAACTGATGAGTATTTCGAGAAAATGGGGTTACAAGTTCGCTATTTTATGCCGCCGGATAGTGTCGCCCCTTTGGCTTTTTACTTCCAAGGTGATTTGCTTGGTGATTATACGAATCTTGAGCTTATCGGCACTATCAGCACGATGGAGACCTTTCAAAAGATATATCGACCTGAAATATATAATGCAAACTCTGTAGCGGGGACCTGCTATCAGCCCAGCTTGAAGCACCAGGATTATTCACTGACTAAAATTGTTTATGACCGGGAAGAGCGTAGCCAGCTGGCTATAAAGCAAGGGAAGTTTACTGAAGAACAATTTATCAAACCATACAGAAGTATCCTTGATCAGTGGGCCGCTAATTACGCGCTTTAA
- a CDS encoding LysR family transcriptional regulator → MLERTHLTIIQAVDHHGSLTAAAKHLCLTQSALSHTVRKLEQNLGAPIWLREGRSLRLTQAGEYLLGLANRVLPQLEHAESKLKQMAQGERGTLRIGMECHPCYQWLLKVVSPFLEDWPDVDVDVKQKFQFGGLGALLGYEIDLLVTPDPFYKAGLRFDPVFDYEQVLVVPRDHPMAKRKYLTAEDLRDQVLLTYPVPPDRLDIYTQFLNPAGVVPLRHKTSETTDIMLQMVASGRGVAALPRWLAEEYSTKLALSVVRLGRQGIAKQIFLGTREDDSEVEYLSAFIKLARGYEHSETKA, encoded by the coding sequence ATGCTAGAGCGCACGCACTTAACAATAATCCAGGCCGTAGACCACCATGGTTCGCTAACCGCAGCGGCCAAGCACCTTTGCCTAACCCAGTCGGCGCTGAGCCACACTGTACGCAAGCTGGAACAGAATCTCGGGGCCCCTATCTGGTTGCGTGAGGGCCGCAGCTTGCGCTTGACCCAGGCTGGTGAATATCTGCTTGGATTGGCCAATCGAGTCCTGCCACAATTGGAACACGCTGAGAGCAAGCTAAAGCAAATGGCTCAAGGTGAGCGCGGTACCCTGCGTATCGGTATGGAATGCCACCCCTGCTATCAGTGGTTACTGAAAGTCGTGTCGCCATTTCTGGAAGATTGGCCGGACGTGGATGTGGATGTTAAGCAGAAATTTCAGTTCGGAGGTCTCGGCGCTTTACTGGGTTACGAAATCGACCTGCTAGTTACCCCTGACCCTTTCTATAAAGCCGGACTGCGCTTCGATCCCGTATTTGACTACGAGCAGGTGCTGGTAGTCCCTCGAGATCACCCTATGGCAAAGCGAAAGTACCTGACAGCAGAAGACCTACGGGATCAGGTGCTGTTAACTTACCCCGTGCCGCCGGACCGCCTGGATATCTATACCCAGTTTCTCAACCCTGCGGGCGTGGTGCCACTGCGCCACAAGACCAGTGAAACTACCGATATCATGCTACAGATGGTGGCCAGCGGCCGCGGGGTCGCGGCCCTGCCACGCTGGCTTGCAGAGGAGTACTCTACCAAGCTGGCCCTATCGGTGGTGCGCCTCGGGCGACAAGGTATTGCCAAACAGATTTTCTTAGGAACTCGTGAAGACGACAGTGAAGTTGAATACCTGAGCGCTTTTATCAAACTGGCCAGAGGTTATGAACACTCAGAAACTAAAGCCTAA
- a CDS encoding LysR family transcriptional regulator — protein sequence MTNWDDIRYFLALARNGTVSAAAKVLDVNHATVSRRIQSLEQSHGVLLFHRTPRGYALTEAAEAILPIAEKLEVQNLMLEERISGADSRMAGPLVLTLPHDLLNQLLLEDLCQFQADHPDISLRVLASSSLKDLANIEADVALRFTPEPPDLLTGIQFAQLEMGVYAHRSLVISNKVKAVLWSAEEQLPRWCDDLPKCSAGLRVDDLHAMFLAVKNGFGVARMPCWFVNAIGHPSVIQLPLRQTPSSWALWLLSRTDSRHIVRANKLKEFLRERLEEKRALFENPFPVQS from the coding sequence ATGACTAATTGGGATGACATCCGCTACTTCCTTGCACTTGCGCGCAATGGCACGGTGTCTGCGGCTGCCAAGGTGCTAGATGTTAATCACGCTACGGTTTCCCGGCGTATTCAATCTCTGGAGCAGTCTCATGGTGTGCTTTTATTTCATCGCACGCCGAGGGGCTATGCCCTTACAGAGGCGGCAGAGGCAATTTTGCCGATAGCCGAGAAATTGGAGGTTCAAAACTTAATGCTGGAAGAGCGGATCAGTGGGGCGGATAGCCGCATGGCAGGTCCCCTTGTTCTTACGTTACCCCATGATTTACTCAACCAGTTACTGTTAGAGGATCTGTGCCAGTTCCAGGCTGATCATCCAGACATATCCCTGAGGGTTTTGGCTTCCAGTAGCTTGAAGGACCTGGCAAATATCGAGGCAGACGTCGCTCTAAGATTTACGCCTGAGCCACCTGACCTTCTTACTGGTATTCAGTTTGCCCAGCTGGAAATGGGAGTTTACGCTCATCGTTCACTGGTCATCAGCAACAAAGTTAAAGCAGTACTTTGGTCGGCGGAAGAGCAGTTGCCAAGGTGGTGTGATGATCTTCCCAAGTGCAGTGCGGGATTAAGAGTGGATGACCTGCATGCCATGTTTCTAGCGGTAAAAAATGGATTTGGGGTGGCTCGAATGCCCTGCTGGTTTGTCAATGCGATAGGGCACCCTTCGGTGATTCAGCTTCCCCTACGTCAAACTCCCTCCTCTTGGGCTTTGTGGTTATTAAGTCGTACTGACTCACGGCATATAGTGAGAGCAAATAAGTTAAAAGAATTCCTGCGGGAAAGATTGGAAGAAAAGCGAGCTTTATTTGAAAACCCCTTTCCAGTTCAATCTTAA
- a CDS encoding alkene reductase — protein sequence MPDLFTPLSLGDYTLKNRVVMAPLSRSRANSNGVPQPISAQYYRQRASAGLIIAEATATSPTGRGWINGPGIYTREQIAGWQQISEEVHRDEGVIFVQLWHMGAAVHPDFLGGNKPVSASQITLEGTLPTPIGRDRPFKQARSLSKTEIRKIIAEFAQAVKNAIAAGLDGIELHAANSFLIDQFTRDGSNLRTDEYGGSIDNRLRFLSEVTDAVCDAIGSGKVGIRLSPSNEIWQVKDSQYRDTYARAVELLNPLDLAYLHLLEPRPDSGHDIQTIDYQTPDLRQIYNGILISNGGHSAASAKQMILNGGSDAVSFGKPFIANPDLVERFRHGWPLNIGNRSTYYTNGPEGYIDYPTFTAEASSPV from the coding sequence ATGCCCGACCTGTTTACCCCTTTATCCTTGGGTGATTACACCCTTAAAAACCGAGTAGTCATGGCTCCACTGAGCCGCAGCCGCGCCAACAGTAATGGCGTCCCCCAACCCATATCTGCTCAGTATTATCGGCAGAGAGCGAGTGCGGGGCTGATCATCGCTGAGGCTACAGCAACATCCCCAACTGGACGCGGCTGGATCAACGGGCCCGGTATCTACACTCGAGAACAAATAGCAGGCTGGCAGCAAATCAGTGAAGAAGTCCACAGAGATGAAGGAGTTATCTTTGTACAGCTATGGCATATGGGTGCCGCTGTGCACCCAGATTTTCTTGGCGGGAACAAACCGGTTTCAGCCTCACAGATTACCCTTGAAGGCACACTTCCGACTCCCATTGGACGCGACCGCCCTTTCAAGCAAGCGCGTTCCCTCAGCAAAACAGAAATTCGAAAAATAATTGCTGAATTTGCCCAGGCAGTAAAGAACGCCATTGCTGCAGGGCTCGACGGCATCGAACTACATGCAGCAAACAGCTTCCTGATCGATCAATTCACGCGAGATGGCAGCAATCTGCGTACTGATGAATACGGTGGATCTATCGACAATCGCCTACGGTTTCTTAGCGAAGTTACTGACGCTGTTTGCGATGCTATCGGAAGTGGCAAGGTCGGTATTCGGCTATCTCCGAGCAATGAGATCTGGCAAGTGAAAGACAGCCAGTACCGGGACACCTACGCGCGAGCAGTAGAGCTACTTAATCCTCTCGACCTAGCCTATCTGCACTTACTCGAACCTCGTCCTGACTCAGGTCATGATATTCAAACTATCGATTACCAAACCCCAGATCTACGTCAGATATATAACGGCATACTAATTTCAAACGGAGGTCACAGTGCCGCCTCAGCCAAGCAAATGATTCTCAATGGTGGTTCTGATGCTGTTTCTTTCGGAAAACCCTTTATCGCCAACCCGGATCTGGTTGAGCGATTTCGCCATGGCTGGCCACTCAACATCGGGAACAGATCCACTTACTACACCAATGGCCCTGAAGGCTATATCGACTATCCCACATTCACTGCGGAAGCCTCCTCACCAGTATAA
- a CDS encoding SDR family NAD(P)-dependent oxidoreductase: protein MVTGASRGLGVDIAAEASRQGFPVALLARNSQDLQKVSEQFDDPSRVLALQVDITNPKATKEAIAAIRSKFGGISALVNNAGTWTGGDTVTNISEQDFDRSITLNFKTAFHITQEILSIWKLDGQPPLAIMNIGASASVDSFAHVFSFAAAKGALRMMSQSLAAELGAKGVHVSHLLIEGILDNTRSRNFPGNEDLGNEHFIDQAALSRQILHVLQQEKSCWTFEWNVKPSVAT from the coding sequence ATAGTTACCGGTGCAAGTCGTGGGCTGGGAGTGGATATCGCTGCAGAGGCTTCCCGACAAGGCTTCCCCGTTGCCCTATTGGCCCGCAATTCACAGGACCTTCAGAAAGTTTCCGAGCAATTTGACGATCCCTCAAGAGTGCTAGCTTTGCAAGTTGATATCACTAACCCCAAAGCCACAAAAGAAGCAATCGCAGCTATTCGCAGCAAATTCGGTGGCATCTCTGCATTGGTAAATAATGCCGGAACCTGGACAGGTGGAGATACAGTAACCAATATCAGCGAGCAGGACTTCGACCGATCGATTACCCTAAATTTTAAAACCGCTTTTCATATCACCCAAGAAATTCTCTCGATATGGAAGCTAGATGGACAGCCACCCTTAGCCATTATGAATATTGGCGCTTCAGCTTCGGTAGATAGCTTTGCTCATGTTTTCTCCTTCGCTGCTGCCAAGGGAGCTCTACGAATGATGTCCCAGTCCCTGGCTGCAGAACTTGGGGCAAAGGGAGTACATGTATCTCACTTATTAATTGAAGGTATCCTTGATAATACTCGAAGTCGTAATTTTCCGGGGAATGAAGACCTGGGAAATGAGCACTTTATCGATCAAGCGGCCTTATCCAGACAAATCCTTCATGTACTTCAGCAGGAAAAATCCTGCTGGACCTTTGAGTGGAATGTAAAGCCAAGCGTGGCAACCTGA
- a CDS encoding transporter substrate-binding domain-containing protein produces the protein MRSILAFLVLMFGVCTQVLAQSGETPLKVAIAGDAPPYVIDGATSGLEIDIVRQALPGYKLEFVQMGFAETAPALEQGMVQAAVNVLKKSDGLFYSNNMISFANYAIAKASAEMKIGSIADLAGKKVITWQGAPMDLGPEFEKMFGPNGTQKQNVMQAPTARDLVAHFWKMPDAVAVVDMELFKYYSNKMGHTMAQVDLFQIFPMMTDFRVGFRDEKVRDDFNRGLAELCSSGRYKALLQKYDVVQKQDICK, from the coding sequence ATGCGTTCGATATTGGCCTTTCTTGTCTTGATGTTTGGAGTCTGCACCCAGGTGCTGGCCCAGTCCGGTGAAACCCCGTTAAAAGTAGCGATCGCAGGGGATGCACCGCCCTATGTGATTGACGGTGCGACCAGTGGTTTGGAAATAGATATCGTTCGGCAAGCTCTCCCTGGCTATAAGTTGGAGTTCGTACAGATGGGGTTTGCGGAGACGGCCCCGGCACTTGAGCAGGGTATGGTTCAGGCAGCGGTGAATGTACTCAAGAAGAGTGATGGCCTATTTTACTCGAACAATATGATCAGCTTCGCCAATTACGCTATTGCTAAAGCCAGCGCAGAAATGAAGATTGGCAGTATTGCAGATCTCGCGGGTAAGAAAGTGATCACTTGGCAGGGAGCTCCTATGGATCTTGGGCCCGAATTTGAAAAAATGTTTGGGCCTAATGGCACCCAGAAACAAAATGTTATGCAGGCGCCAACGGCTCGTGACTTGGTTGCCCATTTCTGGAAAATGCCAGATGCGGTCGCCGTGGTGGATATGGAGCTATTTAAGTACTATAGCAATAAAATGGGCCATACCATGGCTCAGGTTGACCTATTCCAGATATTCCCGATGATGACAGACTTTCGAGTCGGTTTCCGCGATGAAAAAGTGCGGGATGACTTTAATCGCGGGCTGGCAGAGCTGTGCAGCAGTGGCCGCTACAAAGCCCTACTGCAGAAATACGATGTGGTGCAGAAGCAGGATATTTGTAAATGA
- a CDS encoding nuclear transport factor 2 family protein: protein MIHEIADILIENETKLHQFEMRKDPEVISKLLSPDFIEVGKSGRTFDFKAIVRSMQQEENTGWEIHSQNYECIPLSDTVIMLLYKSARQGQQGEYKGFCKRSSIWVRSKGQWQMKFHQGTPCQEFKLEDNISRKQPAFKL from the coding sequence GTGATACATGAGATTGCCGATATTCTGATTGAGAATGAAACAAAGCTGCATCAGTTCGAGATGCGCAAAGACCCTGAAGTCATTAGCAAGCTACTAAGCCCTGATTTTATAGAGGTAGGGAAATCCGGGCGGACCTTTGATTTCAAGGCAATAGTGCGATCAATGCAACAGGAGGAAAATACAGGCTGGGAAATTCACAGCCAAAACTATGAATGCATTCCTCTCTCTGACACAGTCATTATGCTGTTGTATAAATCTGCACGGCAAGGCCAGCAAGGGGAGTACAAGGGGTTTTGTAAGCGATCATCTATTTGGGTTAGAAGTAAAGGGCAGTGGCAAATGAAATTTCACCAGGGGACTCCCTGCCAAGAATTTAAGCTGGAAGATAATATCTCACGCAAACAACCGGCGTTTAAGCTGTGA